One window from the genome of Magnolia sinica isolate HGM2019 chromosome 4, MsV1, whole genome shotgun sequence encodes:
- the LOC131244263 gene encoding G-type lectin S-receptor-like serine/threonine-protein kinase LECRK3: MATILAFLLFLSTFSTATAQPKHLNITIDSYISATTHSTSWSSPSGLFSFGFYREGAGFRVGIWLETSPNKTIVWTANQDDPPVSGNSTLVLMKKGFSLRTAGAQDKFFPSEFSSRYFLSSVSMLDSGNLVLYNSDYEIVWESFDHPTDTILGGQSLRTGNQLFSSASETDHSIGRFQLSMQSDGNLVLYPKNHTTSTSIDAYWAAATNQEESISLHLYPDGFMYLVNDTGYNKNFLKRGAVANNGTVIYRATIDVDGIFRLYSHRFTRNSISTTMIEVSVLSNKCQVKGVCGFNSYCRLVNDQPNCLCLPGYNFIDPDHKLEGCSRNFTMEGCIVKKEHFKYFISTVEDVVFRDDWYAALSITKDECGNACLNDCKCEATMFQDGKCKKLMLPLKYGRSDGSDSTSFIKMGNESPVDANTNSSPTATKMPAVEIKKEPRVKVLTAGIVLITTCLLASIAFSCFLIYRNRAQSSKKMTEDNNLSLSEEIVLRSFSYNELVKATDNFKEELGKGAFGTVYKGTLYNSNRTIAVKRLEKLVEEGEREFRAETRAIGRTHHRNLVRLLGFCDEGSSRLLVYEYMSNGSLANLLFRSQSRPDWKERVRIALDVARGIFYLHEDCEPHIIHCDIKPQNILMDGFWTAKISDFGLAKLLLPDQTRTFTGVRGTRGYLAPEWYRNIPISVKTDVYSYGIVLLEIICCRRYIELEVPDNEIVLTEWVYSWFMAGELHKLLGGEEVEGRILDRMVKVGLWCIQDEPALRPSMKNVILMMEGNVDIPIPPSPISSMNIS; the protein is encoded by the coding sequence ATGGCTACCATCCTtgcctttctcctctttctctccacATTTTCTACTGCAACAGCTCAACCAAAACATTTAAACATAACCATAGATTCTTATATCTCTGCCACAACCCACTCCACTTCATGGAGCTCACCTTCTGGTCTATTCTCTTTCGGTTTCTACCGTGAAGGCGCCGGCTTCAGAGTCGGAATATGGTTGGAGACAAGTCCAAACAAGACAATCGTATGGACCGCGAACCAGGATGACCCGCCTGTTTCCGGAAACAGTACATTGGTCTTAATGAAGAAAGGTTTCTCTCTACGAACGGCAGGAGCCCAAGATAAGTTCTTTCCAAGTGAATTCTCATCCCGATATTTCTTGTCCTCAGTTTCGATGCTTGATTCAGGAAACTTGGTTCTCTACAATTCCGATTACGAAATCGTTTGGGAAAGCTTCGATCATCCAACTGACACCATCTTAGGGGGCCAATCCCTTCGGACAGGGAATCAACTGTTTTCAAGCGCATCAGAAACTGACCATTCGATTGGACGCTTTCAGCTGAGCATGCAATCAGACGGAAACCTTGTCTTGTACCCGAAAAATCACACTACTTCTACTTCTATTGATGCATATTGGGCAGCAGCGACTAATCAAGAAGAGAGCATCAGCCTACATCTCTACCCAGATGGCTTCATGTACCTAGTCAATGATACtggatataataaaaatttccTGAAAAGAGGCGCCGTTGCTAACAACGGAACTGTCATCTACCGTGCGACCATAGACGTTGATGGTATTTTCCGCTTGTATTCCCATAGATTCACACGGAACAGTATCTCAACAACGATGATTGAAGTATCTGTCTTGTCAAATAAATGTCAAGTGAAAGGTGTCTGCGGATTTAACAGCTACTGTAGGTTGGTGAATGACCAACCCAATTGCCTTTGTCTTCCTGGTTACAATTTCATCGATCCTGATCACAAGTTGGAGGGCTGCAGCAGAAACTTCACTATGGAAGGTTGCATCGTCAAGAAAGAACATTTTAAATATTTCATTTCTACAGTGGAGGATGTGGTGTTTCGAGACGATTGGTATGCCGCTTTATCGATCACTAAAGACGAATGCGGAAATGCTTGTTTGAACGACTGTAAATGTGAGGCCACAATGTTTCAAGATGGCAAGTGCAAGAAACTTATGCTTCCATTGAAGTATGGGAGATCAGACGGATCGGACTCTACCAGTTTCATCAAGATGGGTAATGAAAGTCCTGTGGATGCAAACACCAATTCCTCTCCAACTGCAACAAAGATGCCAGCTGTCGAAATCAAGAAAGAACCACGTGTGAAGGTTTTAACTGCAGGTATAGTTCTAATTACCACGTGTTTACTTGCCAGCATTGCTTTTTCCTGTTTTCTCATCTACAGGAATCGAGCACAAAGCTCTAAAAAGATGACAGAAGATAACAATTTGAGCTTGTCTGAGGAGATTGTTCTCCGATCATTTTCTTACAATGAGCTCGTAAAAGCAACTGACAATTTCAAGGAAGAGTTGGGAAAGGGTGCTTTTGGAACAGTTTACAAAGGGACCTTATACAACAGCAACAGAACGATTGCTGTAAAGCGACTTGAGAAATTGGTtgaagaaggagaaagggagTTTCGTGCTGAAACTAGGGCAATAGGGAGAACTCATCACAGGAACTTAGTACGATTGCTTGGCTTTTGTGATGAGGGTTCTTCAAGGCTTCTGGTTTATGAATACATGAGCAATGGATCTCTTGCAAACCTTCTATTCAGGTCCCAAAGCCGACCTGATTGGAAAGAAAGGGTGAGAATTGCACTAGATGTCGCCAGAGGAATCTTCTATCTACATGAAGACTGCGAGCCCCATATTATCCACTGTGATATAAAGCCTCAAAACATACTCATGGATGGCTTTTGGACTGCAAAGATATCCGATTTCGGTTTGGCAAAGCTGCTTTTGCCAGATCAAACAAGAACCTTTACTGGGGTGAGAGGGACAAGAGGGTACCTGGCACCTGAATGGTACAGGAACATACCGATATCAGTGAAGACAGATGTTTATAGCTATGGGATTGTGTTATTGGAAATTATATGTTGCAGGAGGTATATTGAGTTAGAGGTTCCAGATAATGAGATTGTTCTCACTGAATGGGTTTATAGCTGGTTCATGGCCGGAGAGTTGCATAAGCTTTTGGGCGGAGAAGAAGTGGAAGGGAGGATTTTGGATAGGATGGTAAAGGTGGGGTTGTGGTGTATTCAAGATGAACCAGCTCTTCGTCCTTCCATGAAgaatgtgattttgatgatggaaGGGAATGTGGACATTCCCATTCCCCCATCTCCGATTTCATCCATGAACATATCTTGA